AACACAGCTCAGCCTCTTATTAAAAGATGCGCAAATAACCAAATCGAAGAGTTGATGGTTCGTATACGCGAGTTACGAGAATCATTGccaaacaaacaaacaccAATATCAATGTCAATGTCTACGAGATTATCACCTATGTATACTTCTTCATTAACTCCACGATTTACGTCCAATTCAATGGTTTTACCAGGTGATCATAATACTACTGTTCGACTAAAACCAAGCTTTCGTGAAGCTTTAATGGAAGATTCTGAGGACGATTTATATCAAATGTATTCTAAATTCGAAATGCAGGTTAAAAAGCTGTCAACCAACTATGGACTTGCAGTTGCTTTTTCCATCGTTCCCATGGATGATGATCAGCCATCACCAAGCATATTTAGCTCCGATGAGAGTTTTTTGATCGTAGAAGGTGATGATTTTTCTCTTGGTAACAGCGTTGAAGAAGATGCCAATGCAACAAGCAAAGAAGATCCTGCCTATCAGAATACGAACGAGCAGATTCAACCGCTATCGAATTTCGATATAAGTCAACaagaatatttaaataatacaagGATTCCATATGAAAACGAGGATTTACATTTACAACACATTACTCAAGGAACTACAGATGATAACAATGTATCCAAGTTTCTTATTCCTTCATACAATGATGCTAAGGAATTATCTGAAGAGGAGATGGGAAGAAGTCATAAAAGGGAAGAATCATTTAAAAGAGCATTTGGTCACGCATCAAGTAGCGAAAGTAGTATTGGAGAGATTACGGATTCTAGGGAGGATATTCAGTCAAACCGTCTTGTTAACGGCTCTTGGgaaaataatgattttactaaggaaataaacaataactTCCCTGATAGATCTGAAACGCCAACGCTCCAAACAATTGAAGCTCCGACCAAACTCATGAAATATACCAGACGCAAAAGTCTGTTTCGGTTTCCATTTTTTCGTTCAATATctggaaagaaaaaagaggaGCCTATGGAGTCCGGAACTGATTCACTTGAATCATCTACGGCACAGATTACGGTCGATTctcaattgaaaatcaaacaGCTTGAAACACAAATCGCAACTTTACAAAAGCAACTGGAGCAATTTCAAACCAGTACTCTCGATCAAGATCTTCACTAAATGTCATTACTCGATTTACTtattaattctttaaagaaACGGCAACTGATCGAAAATCAGTTTTCAAAGCAATACATTATGTTGTCTCTGCAAAATTCTGTATGTTTCGTTAAATTGTGCCTTagttttccttttgaaGAGAAATGCATGGGGAGGCAAAATTACGATGACATGGTCTGTGGCGAGCCATCCTTAATGGAATCAATACTTATTTTGGCTTAGATATGTTCTCTGCGCATACCATTATATTTGGGATTTtactttctctttttaccACCTGAAGTtctgaaataaatttttacgTGCTTCTATAACTGAATTCGACTACGAAAACTAGGATGAGGATGGATGGCTCTGATTTTGAAGATCGAAAAGTTAGTAAACCGAGCCCGGTATTACCTTTTGATGTTAGCAACATTGGTGATTTGAGTCAAGGGGTACACTCACCGTTGGGTATTTCGCATTTCGATTCCAAAAATCCAACGCCATTTGGCAgatcaacaaaaaattctgTTTATGAGTATGAAACAGTTACGCCATATTCAAGATTTAAAGTTGATAAGAAATTTGGATCAGCGACTTCGGTATCTCCAGTTCACACCAAAGCTGAAGAACCTGGTCTTGGTTTAACTCCGATGAATAGTGCGGATTTCTCTAACAAAATAGCTAGTAGATATAGGTCCTAAGTCTATTTGCTTGATTTCCTTAGCCCACCTCCTTTCCAATTCTGACACATTTATTGATTAATCGGGTTATTCAAgttatattttgttttgatcGTTTTTATGACTAAATCGTTTCTATGATTCATCTTCGTGGGTATTGACTATAATGATtaaatttcataattttattttagttCGGAGCATGCTGTTACACACCGTCAATGCTTTGTTTTAGTTTATTAATGAATACCACTAAGGTTTCGAGGTGTATGGAATAAATATTTCCATTTTGCAGAGTATAAAGCTTAGAGATAttaattacttttaataaattcgTGGTTATTTTAATTGAGATAAAAGTGCGGTCGATATGACCATGCTAAATTGCcgtttttaaaagttttgattATCGcatatattattaattaactttttattaattatccTATATGGTTGTATACCTGAGTGTGTAGTCTCTCTGTATTAAAGCTTTTGCTCCGGAATTCTTTTAGACTAAGAAGCTTGCTCCTTAACCTCATGCTTCGGATTGTATGGAAGCCATTAAAAATTCGGTTACCAGTATGGAGACGATATCAATCAAATATATCAATAAATTCTATTAGAAATGTGGGCATCATCGCTCACATTGATGCTGTAAGTATTTCCTACTTTATGGAACTGTTTGAGTACCTTGACCATAAGATTATTTACAACAGAAATTTCTAACTTTTTAATAGGGAAAAACTACTTTGACAGAAAAGATGCTATATTACGGAGGTTTTACTAGCCACTTTGGCAATGTTGATACAGGAGATACGGTTATGGATTATTTGCCTGCAGAACGCCAGCGCGGAATTACTATTAACTCTGCCGCAATTAGCTTCACTTGGAGAAATCAAAGAATCAATTTAATTGATACCCCTGGCCATGCTGATTTTACCTTTGAAGTTGAACGGTCAGTAGCAGTATTAGACGGTGCTGTAGCCATTATAGATGGTAGTGCTGGTGTTGAAGCCCAAACGAAAGTTGTATGGAAACAAGCTACCAAACGCGGCATTCCAAAGGTTATTTTTGTCAATAAAATGGATCGTGTAGGTTCTAGCTTGGGTAGCACCATTCGTTCTATATACACCAATTTAGACTGTCCATATCCCCTTGTACTTCAATTGCCAGTATATTCAGATGGATTACAAGAAAGGAAGTTTTTAGGCATTTTGGATATTTTGCAGcagaaaatgattttgtGGGATACATCTGACAACAAGTTAGGAACAGATGGTACACATGTTCAGGAGCTTCCAATTCCGGAATCACACATGGAGAGATTTATAGAAGCGAGAAATGCATTAGTCATGAGCCTTTGCGATGTTGACGAAACATTATGCGATGAATACCTTGAGAATGAGGATTCACTCGCTTTCACTAATGACcgtttatttaaaattatcaaacaGAAAACAATTTCTGGCAATGTAGTTCCAGTTTTATGCGGATCTTCTCTTAAAAATATAGCCGTTCAGCCCATCATGGATGCGATCATTGATTATCTTCCTAGTCCTGTagaattttatgaaaaaaatgcttcaaaAGAAACGAGTAGTGACAAAATAATCTCCCTGGATAAACGTCCTTTGCTTGCAAAGATTTTCAAGGTTATACATCATGCTTCTAGGGGAATTCTCACATATGTCAGAGTCAATGAAGGGACTTTAAGCCGAGGAATGATGATGTTTAATCCAAGAACTAAAAAGTCAGAAAGAGCAATTCGTTTATACAATGTATTCGCTGACCAGACTCAAGAAGTTGATTGCATTTCCGCTGGAAACATAGGAGTGATTAGTGGGATTAAACAATTTCATACCGGAGATATCATTATTAATAAAGAGaactcaaaaaattttcatgaGTACCTTTCTGGAAATCAAAGTGTTATCAGTATTCCTGAACCTGTTTGCATTGCTTCTATAGAACCTTATTCGCTAAAAGATGAACCCGCACTTTTAGAAGCATTGGCTAACATGAATCGTGAAGATCCTTCATTTAGATATACCCAAGATTTAGAGAATGGACAACTATTGATACAAGGGATGGGCATTATGCATTTACAAGTTTCTTATGAAAGACTGGTGTCTGAATTTGGAGCTCGAGCATCTTTAGGAAAAGTTCAAGTTGGTTATCGTGAAACTTTGATTGATGTAAGCTTTAATTCAGTTACCTTAAGCacagaaaataaagagaaTCTCATTATTAATGTTTACTTAATCCCTATTTCTGATGAAGGAGATGAAaccttgaaaaaatatttttctgaaGGTGAGATCCAAAAAGTTCGAAGTAAAGGGCAAGAAGATGGAGTTTTGTTTTATGGCTGGAAGCCGGAAAACTCGTGTACTTTACCGGATCATCTCTCTTTCCAACGTATTCAAGAAAACATCTACTTTGGAATAGTTGCAGGTCTATCGCATGGGCCTTTACATGGGTTTCCTCTCACGAATTTGCAGTCATTTTGTaccatttcttcttttctatCTAATGACTTTCCGTTGTCACTTTTGACACAAGCATCGATGAAAGCTACCAAAAATGCagtattttcattatacaAGAGAAGTCCCAAAAGTTTCAGAATATTAGAACCTTATATGGATGTTACAATTACAACTCCTGAAGAATATGTTGGTATTGTTTCTAAAGATCTTGTAGGCAAGCGGGGAGCCACGATCAAAGAAATTACAGAGATTGGAAAGAATGCTGCTTCGAAAGACTCGCAGATAGCGATAGGAATATTAGGTGAAAGATATCTACCAGCTGATGAACCTAGTTCTGTTAAAGCAAACAATGCTTCTTCTCTACTACAGAGTTCATCTGTCATTAAATGTATTCGTGCTCAGGTGCCTTTGGAGCAGATTCTCGACTACAACAGTGTTATAAGCTCTTTAACAAAAGGTAATGCAAAATTTCTTATGTCTCATCCTATGGAATCTCAAACTCCCAAGCTGGTCAATTACGGTTCTTCCTTTCATCCTATGTCTATGCAGAGACAAAAACGAATATTTCCTTAAGGTCAGAAATGTGGGTTAATgggtaaaataaatacatagaaaaaaagatataattctatttttctATAAAAATCATCCTTATCATTAAAAAGCTGTATGTTTgacattctttttctatacGTTTCGGTGTATGCATACACACACGTCTGCAACGGAGTTGTGTACATGTTGTCCCCAACGTCAGATGGAACCTACCGTTAGCATATATCGACTATAATTACTACAAAACGCCTAGACGAATTTAATGATGTCCGCTGAGGAAACTGTAACCCAAAACGCTCCTAATACTGTTCAAGATCAAGTTGAAGCATCTGTAGATGCTGCTGTACATGCATCTGCAGAACAATCTAACACACCTGCTCAACAAGCGGACGACTTTCGTGTTTTTGTAGGGCGTTTAAGTACGTCTACCAAAAAGAGTGAAATCCGTTCATTGTTTGAAACGGTTGGTACTGTGTATGTAAACTATTACTGGTTTTAGCAATTTCGAGTTAgaacaaaattttcttatgTTTAAGCGCTAAAGCTAAAGCTCTCTCTATTAAAATCAGTGCATAATTTGGAgttgttgaaaatttactttttagaAGTCAtactttatatttttcacAAAAACGATTTTAAAACGGAGCTATGCGAGCTTATATTTACTCGAAACTATCTGTGCTACTTTAATTATATTTGATCATCTACTAATGCTTTTTAGTCGTAAAGTAACTATTCCTTTTCGTCGTGTTCGCCGTGGTACCCGTCTCGTACCTTCTGGCATTGCTTTTGTTACATTCAACAATCAGGAGGATGTTGACAAAGCTATAGAGACATTGAATGGTAAAACATTGGATGATCGCGAGATTGTTGTTCAAAAAGCTCGTCCTGTCCAAGAGCAACCTATAAAAGATAGGAAAAAGGTAAGTATACTTTAGTTCGCAAAGCTTTTATCAATATCATTCTGACACATTagtcaaaaaataaaaatggtgAAGAACCTGAAACTTCAACTTCTGTCGAAAATGCTGAATCTGCTAAGGGCTCCAgtgatgaaaatgaagctAATACCGCAACAGCTCCTTCAAGTAATGAAGCAAATGGTGTCGATAAGAAACAAAATGAGATCAAAGGAAAGGGTGGGTCTGGTAAAAACAAGGCTAAGCCTTTGCCTCCCAACTCTATTTATGTTTCAGGCCTCTCCGTTACTTTAACAAATGAAGGCCTTAAAGAAATGTTCGATGCTTACAATCCTACTCGTGCTCGTATTGCTGTTCGTTCCCTTCCTCCTTATATTATTCGCCGTATAAAATTACGTGGTGAGCAACGTCGTGGTCGTGGTTTTGGATTTGTGTCTTTTGCTAATGCTGAGGATCAATCCAGAGCTATTGAGGAAATGAATGGAAAGCAAGTAGGTGACCTTACTTTGGTTGTTAAAAGTGCTGTCTTCCGTGAAGATAAgcaaaatgatgaaaatgaaaaaaatgaaaacgaACCTATTGAGGCTTCAGAATCTGCTCCCACTAACGTGTCTGATTCTACTGAGCCCAAAGCATCTGAGGTTGACtcagaagaaaaatcaGGCGTTACTGCTAGTGCTATAACTGCCTAAAAGTTAAAATATGATTTGTGATTATTCCTGGCTCTTCGTTCCTTTTATAATGAGCCTCGCCATTATACTTATATATGTCCCGAATACCCTCATGTTTCCGCACGTCACGTTCTCTCCCTTAGCATGGAACCCATGCATGTTCCTGGTAAAAAGTTGCAGCTTTGTAGACTAGACTATATTCATTGCTTGGAGTTCTGTGCCTTATATATTTTCCGTTTGTATCAAAAATACATTCGGGCctattgttaaaaatagttttgCATCTTTGTACATTTGAAACGTTAAAGTGCTTCaagtaaaaatatacattttcttccaaaatTGTGAACGTTGTAATAATTGATTCACGCAAAATATAAGTAACTAGTTAAACGAATGTTATAGGCTTCTTAAGATTTAGAATCTATTGTGCTGCAATGTCTAAAACACAGGTGAGTATTAAATAACTTAAGTGCTTTGAGTCACATAAAAAGAGTCAGAGGATGCATTGTGAAGCATAGTTATTCAAAGAGAGCAGAAGTCTTTAATAACTTTAGCAATATAATAGAAATCTGATTCTTCTAAATACACCGCACCGCTAAGTCTAGTGtaaaattttcctttaaattCCATAAATCGAAGGAATGTATTATATTTAGGCCAAAATACTTTCTGTGTTTCTATGGAGGGAATGTTGCGTAAGGGAACTTCGACGTTTACCATTGCAACTGGGTATGGAGGTTTGATAAAGGAAGTGCCCAGTTCTTTAGAAATAATTTCGGCTCCCTTTAAAGCTATTTCATGACAATATTGTTGAATCTTTTCTTCCCCTCCAATGGATTTTCGAAACTTAATAGCCTCACCAACAGCTATAAACTTAGGTAAATCTTGCTTGAAAGAATTGACAAACCGATTGGTAAGAGTATCTACGGCAATTGATTCCTTTTCTCTTAATCCATAACCGTATGAGAGAGGAAGTGCTTCGATGAGATTGTGATTTTTAGCTGAGACATAGAGTACAGTGCATGCAGCTGGTGAGTTTAACCATTTATGAGCAttggtaaacaaaaaatcagGATCAACATTAGCCAAATTCATAGGAATATGACCTATGGCATGAGCACCATCAATAATGCTAACAATATTATACTTTTTACAAAGCTTTACGACTTTTTCCCAAGGAAACAAGATAACGGGCATAGAACTTAAAATATCACAGATAAATGCTCTCGGCTTGGACTGCAAAAAACGCTGTTCTACTTCTTTAAGGAATAGatcttcatcaatttcCACCCCAACATCGATAACGTCTAATCGTAAATTATGCTGATTCTTTGCAAAATCAGCGGCATATGTACAAGTAGGATAGGCAACATTTAGCATCAATATCTCATCATTCTGTTCCCACGGAAATGTCAACAAAACCGTACTAATCCCATCTGTAGCGGAATTGCAAAAAACTATATTACTTGAATCCGCGCCTATCAGCTTGGCAACTTCATTTCGAGTAGCCTCCATGTACATCGGCATATAGGCATTGCACATAAAATCTGGCTTGCTCTGAGCTTCCTTTAAAAGTTGGACATGTTTATTGTAAACAGCAAGAGATTCTGTTCCACAACTTCCGTTATTTACATTCACGTAATCGGGATCAAGcataaaatgctttttcatttcatgGCCGTAGACGTTGTTTTCAGccatttataaaattaaatcacAGTGAATTTCGGAACTCCCAATTTGTAGTTAAGTAGACAGTCTAACTTTGTATGTTTCCGTTTTGGATTACAATAATTGAATAATAATGACGATAGTTTGCTTGCTATAAAATGTCACAATGGcttattaacaaaatagTGTATCGTCAGGCTAAAGGAAACCGTTGGCGGTTAGGTGCTAATGAAATGATTAATATTAGCGGATAACGGAATTAATATACTATCAAAAAACAGACGATCtttgaaattataaagATTTCTATCATAATGataacaataattttacAAGAAAGATACTTATAATCTACGTTTTTTGGAGATACGATAAGACTGATCTGATCTACAAAAGATCATGGCTTCAGAACTTTTTTCGAACATATCCGTTACTCTATCATTTCTTTAGCATCCCCATTGACTTTACAAAAACTAAAACCAGCGcttaatcttttttaaatctctCGTTGTCAAGGTTTTACTGAAGGTTGTTGCGAGACGGATTAAATAGTTTACTCCATTCCATTTAGAATGTGGGGAGCTAATTAAGGATCtttaaagataaatttgTACGATTTAATCAAAGAAATGTTGTATTTTAAGATTTTGTATgtaattaacaaaatttgtCGCAAAACAGTCTTTTTGCTCagttatattattattactCAATTAAAGAATGTAACCTGCTGTTATTGGTATCTAAATCGCTTCCTTATTAaagttgtttatttataaagtaaatttaaaaaaatcatggTTCATATTCCTGTTAAAATAGGATTGCATTTTCGTAGACTCGTATTTACTTCAAAACAATCTggtaatttatttcttcaacagTTTCAATTCTAAAACAATTGATAAGTTTACTGTATATTTTACTTCATATTAAAAGATATCATTGCATTCTTTTAGCGGTGATTTCAATCAAGCCATTATAGCGTAAATTACCCATCAAGGAACTTTAATATGTAAGCAACAGAACTAATTACTCCAAAAATTCAGATCATATATAATTACTTTAAATCTAGTTAAATGTAAGTGAAGTACCAAATCATAAGGAAAGGAGTCACTTTGTAATCAATGTATGCAAAATCATAAATCGTAGTTTTCGCGATTTAAGCCAAAAACTCAATTACTCGACCAGCGAGACGTAAAACACAATGTTTTATTGAGCAGACTCAATGAAATTTATCAATCTTTTAGACTCTTCCTTCCAGTCCATTTGATTAATTGACATCACTGTATAGCGTACTCGCATTTCACCTTTAAAATTGTCTTGCTTAGCACGACATTGAAAGATATATGGCATATAGCAAGCTTCTGCCATACAATTCATAAAGGCATTTTCGTCGTTTTCTTGTAGATCATTCAATTCGTCTGCCGTTTTATGCATGATTAATTTACCGACGTCGTCAAAGACGTTGAGCCAGAGTTGTCCCGTATGATCACCTACAGCAATAGTTATAATATAACGGTATTGAGGAGCATCATATTCTTTATTACATTTCTCACATCGCCAGGAGCCACCTTGATCAAAAACCTTTTTGTTGCAATCAGCAGCAGGGCAAGCAGGATATGACACGTTTTTCTTTcgaatgtaaacaatggTGCCCTTTAAGCTAAAATAATCGGGTGTTTCTGACATTCCCAGATGTTCGGCTTGAACCTCAGCAATATTTTTACGTTCAGCACTCCTTCCAGTAGTAGATAAAGTAGATGAAATTACGCTATGTTTGGCAAATTCCTGCCCTCTACCCTGTCCATCATACCAACCTTTTAACAAATGAGATTCCTGGATATCTGGATCTACCGACATGGTGCTGCTAGTTAACATTGACAAAGAGCGTCCTTGAAAGTCATTAACTTTAACTCCTTTGAAAGCGAGAATACTTTCTTCAGAAACAGAGAATTCAATAGCTGTCTTTCCCCAAAGCGTAACACGCATTTCATATCCTGTTTGGTCAACGATAGTGATATCACGCTTGTCAAATCCACGAGAAGTTGCACGACTGGTAATTTGTTGAACTGGTCCAACGTTTTGGAGTACACCAATTACATCGATAACAGCATCTTTGGCAACATCGCCGACTTCTTGTAGAGAAACAAAACTAAACTTCGCAACGGGGACGGCAGTTTGATCCTCAGCTTTCCTTATTTCAGTATCACGTTCAAACATCAGCTCATACTCGTTTTGAACATTGgtatattgtttttttgcaatgttCACACGACAACGAGATATATAATAAACCGAACCTTCCTGTAAGATATCATAAAAAGCATCAACCTGGTCATTAAAGCCTGTTGCACGAATCTCCCCACTTTCATCGAGTAAATTTACGCTAAAAAGCTTTCCTTCACCTCGTTGATTATGCCAATGTTTAACCTCAGATTTGTTAGTAACACGGGCACGAATAGTCCATTTATTCTGATATGGAGAGAGACCTTCAATTGGGTAGATTATTGTGCTAAGGCTATTCGGCGCTGCTGGCTTCTTCATCATGGGAGGTGGAGCCGGTGCTGTAGCTGCAGCATTGTTTCCATAAAATGAGTTAGTGCTTGTCGAAATACCTGTTCGTGGTGCGCTAGCATTGTTTTGCTCATTTTGCTGCTGCCGTAAAGCGTCAACTGTTTCTAAACCAGCGGGATTACCAATTTTATCCATTACGCCAAGTTCAGTTAAAACATTCAAACCAAGaacaatcaaaatttttctttctttcataACGTTTACAGTGAATTGGGTAAGCTGTACGAACGCTCCTTTTTGAAGTTTATTTTCGGCAACCAAATGGTTCAGCTGGGTGCTTAACATAGATTGCGCATAATTGATTGAATCGGAAAGGACAACACGATATCTTTTAGGAGCACCAGAAGTTGGATTTGAGTTTAGCTCCTTCACGGTTAAGACTTGGAGAATTGGATTAGGAGGAAAAGACGAAGCATCGGATGTACTAAAGAAACGTGTTAACATCCCAATTTGTCGAAATCTTTTGAGTATATAATTTGGACAGTTAACTTACTTGATTATACGAAGTGCACCCACGGATAATCGCTCAGCCATGTTTgcaaattcttttttttttaattagtGGTTGGTTTAAGGCAAAAGAACGAAGCCGCGTCGCGTTATCCCAAATGAAAAACGCGAACGCGTCATGACGCGTCGTAACACATTTTAATATTACGCGTAACTTTAAGATGTGTTGTTTGTGTACGTGCATGTCAACAATGGTTGTTTACTTTCAAAGTTATCCTTTGCGCACAACACATTGCTATAGAAAAGCCCTTAAAAGCTGAAAAGAATAGTAGTGTTATTTAATTCTCtacaaaaggaaataaatcCTTTGtgattttccttttgttgGAAGAGTTGAACTACATTATCATCTgcatattatttattatttaggAAAACCGGAGATATCAAAGTGAAAACGGGATTTTAACAGCTaataagcaaaaaaatataactttatttacattcaGGTTTCAGTTAAAGATGGATTCATCAACCACCATCCCAATTACTCCAACGCGAACAccatgtttttttaatatatccTCTTCGTTTAATGAGCATTCTCCATTAAATTTCTACGATGAACccatttacaatttttcgTCTGGCCATGAAGAAAATCAGAGCCATAAGTCATCAAAACTGACATTCTTTAAACCTTCCAATACAAAAAGAAGTCCACATACCCCTATGCAAAATAATGCAAAAGCCATCAGATTATCCACTACAGTTCGCCACGgaatttttaagaattCAGATCTCGATGGGTGTAGCAAACCATTTGCATTTTCGAGCGGCTTGAAgttatccaaaaaaattgtggATGCTTCAACGccaattgatttaaaacGAAAAAGGGCGGTGACTTCTTTAAGCACAGGACTGTTATCAAAACGTGAAAAGTGGTCATTATGGGAAGGGAATTTGACTAATCCAAGAAGTGAACAACCTCATACACCTTGTAAAAAGGGaacgaaaataaaattaaaaccaCCTCAATCTCCGCTGTCACCCACTACCTCTCTTTTAGCTCGCAAATGTAAACATATCGACCTAGATACTTTTAGTCGGTTGGATCATCCAAACTCTGACAGCTCGGATGAAACGTTTGAAATGGAAGAACTTCCTTCTTTGTCTTATGGTTCAGAGGACTTGTTGGAATTTTGCGAAACGCCTTGCAAGAGTCAGCCTATTTTCCTTTCAAGTTCCCACGTTAATAACTGGGATGAGAAAGACGTACCTTCTTCATTAAGTTGGACACCTACCagtccaatttttttaaacatcAACAGCGCAGATGATTAcgaagaagaggaagattGGACTAGTGATCTTCGAATTCGATTCCAACAAGTTAAGCCGATACACGAGAGtgatttttcatttgtatATCATGTGTCTTCGATCAACCCACCTACTGAAACGGTTTACGTtgtaaaaatgttaaaaaaaaatgcagcCAAGTTTACAGGAAAAGAGCGTCACTTACAGGAAGTATCTATTTTGCAACGCTTGCAAGCATGTCCATTTGTAGTAAATCTAGTGAACGTTTGGAGCTACAAtgataatatatttttgcaattaGATTATTGTGAAAACGGAGACCtaagtttatttttaagcGAATTGGGATTATTGCAGGTCATGGATCCTTTTCGCGTGTGGAAAATGTTGTTTCAACTAACTCAAGTAAGTTATTACATATTTAAAAGTCGCGTTCCACAGACACGTCATTTGAATTCACTAACCGAACATAGGCATTAAATTTCATTCATCTTTTAGAA
This region of Schizosaccharomyces pombe strain 972h- genome assembly, chromosome: II genomic DNA includes:
- the mik1 gene encoding M phase inhibitor protein kinase Mik1: MDSSTTIPITPTRTPCFFNISSSFNEHSPLNFYDEPIYNFSSGHEENQSHKSSKLTFFKPSNTKRSPHTPMQNNAKAIRLSTTVRHGIFKNSDLDGCSKPFAFSSGLKLSKKIVDASTPIDLKRKRAVTSLSTGLLSKREKWSLWEGNLTNPRSEQPHTPCKKGTKIKLKPPQSPLSPTTSLLARKCKHIDLDTFSRLDHPNSDSSDETFEMEELPSLSYGSEDLLEFCETPCKSQPIFLSSSHVNNWDEKDVPSSLSWTPTSPIFLNINSADDYEEEEDWTSDLRIRFQQVKPIHESDFSFVYHVSSINPPTETVYVVKMLKKNAAKFTGKERHLQEVSILQRLQACPFVVNLVNVWSYNDNIFLQLDYCENGDLSLFLSELGLLQVMDPFRVWKMLFQLTQALNFIHLLEFVHLDVKPSNVLITRDGNLKLGDFGLATSLPVSSMVDLEGDRVYIAPEILASHNYGKPADVYSLGLSMIEAATNVVLPENGVEWQRLRSGDYSNLPNLKDLLLSKEKVQINKVRCAESLQCLLQRMTHPYVDCRPTTQDLLAMPEMIFISEHSQKAAIIYEDHNSWLET